The region AGAGGCTTTCACCGCCTTATCCAGCACCTCGTCATAAGCTTTATCGTTGAATTTACCGGTGTTGTTGCTGTCGTTGACACGCAACGTATCGAAATAGGTGGACGGCTCGTTATAGTCGGCGCCCCACGAGTTTCTCACCACCTCAAAGTTGCCGGTGCGTGATGTATCCAGCAGGGTCTTCCATTCCTGATTCAGCAACGTAGCCTCCGCACCGAGATTCTGTTTCCACATTGACGCGGCGGCGATGGCGACTTTCTGGTGCGATTCTGAGGTGTTGTACAGCAACTCGAATTTCAGCGGATGGCTTTGGTCAAATCCTGCTTCCTTCAGCAGTTTTTTCGCTTCGGCATTGCGCTGCTGCTGCGTCCAGCTCGCCCATTCCGGCTGGTTACTGGTATAACCGGCCATACCGCGCGGCACATAGTTATACGCCGGCACCTGACCCTGCCCCAGCACCTTATCGGCAATGACGCTCTTATCGAGCGCCAGATCCAGCGCACGTCTGACGCGCGGGTCATTGAACGGCGGTTTCTGGGTATTGAATCGATAAATATACGTCGAGAGAAACGGCGTTACTTTTACTTCGTTTGGCAACTCTTCTTTCAGTGATTTGAACAACTGATTGGGCATGGTGTACGTTGCGTCCACTTCACCGGCTTTATAGCGGTTCACTTCGGCGGTGTTGGATACAATCGCCAGATAGGTCACCTTGTTTAGCACCGTGTGAGCGTTATCCCAATAGTTGGGGTTACGTTTGGCGGTAATACGCTCGTTGACCACCCACTCGGAGGGAATGAACGGGCCGCTGCCGACAAAATTGGCGGTCTGGGTCCACTTGTCGCCAAATTTCTCAATCGCGGCTTTAGGCACGGTGATCATCACATAGTGATCCACCATCGGCAGGAAATAGGACAACGGCTGATCCAGCGTTACCTGTACGGTCTGTTTGTCCAGCGCCTTGATGCCCAGTTCCTGCGGGCTTTTCTTGCCAGCGATAATATCAGCGGCGTTCAGCACATGCAGACTGCCCATGTAGCTCTGGTACGGCGACAGCGTTTTGGGGTCCACCAGACGTTGCCAACTGAACACCACATCATCGGCGGTAATCGGGCTGCCGTCAGACCATTTCAGCCCCGGACGCAGATGGAAGGTCCAGACCTGGTTATCTTTATTTTCCCAGCGATCCGCCAGGCCTGGCATCACGGTGCCGTCATCGCGCACCGACACCAGCTTTTCGAAAAAATCGTGGATAAGGTTGCCTTCTACGTCACTTTCCACTTTATGCGGGTCCAGCGACGCCGGCTCGGAACCGTTGGCGCGCACCAGTTCCTGTTTATCCGCCAGTTGTACACCGGCAGGCACCTCGGCCGCCTGTACCGAAACCGCAGTAAGACTCAATGCACCCAGTATCGGTGCCAGCCAGCCCTTGTCTATCCAACCCTTGTCTATCGTCATTCCATGTGCTCCTCTATAATTTTATTTTATGGATCATGGCATTAAGCCATTATTCACTAATACTGCATCTGTGCAGTCAGCACAAGGGAACACGACACAATTCCCGCCGCACCCGCCATAACGGCAAAAAACCGGCCCCCAGAGGGGACCGGCATGTATACAAGACCTGGGTGTCAGGCATCCAGCATGCGGCGGATAACGTAGTGCAGGATGCCGTCATGACGAAAATAGGTCAGTTCGGTGGCGGTATCGATGCGACAGCGGGTTTGAATAATTCGGGACTCGCCATCCGGCCGGGTGATCGTCACCGCTACCGTCGCCCCCGGCGTCAGGTCTGCCAGATCAAGGACCTCAATCCGTTCGTCGCCGGTCAGGTGAAGCGTCTTGCGGCTTTCGCCATTCAGAAACTCCAGCGGCAAAATCCCCATGCCAATCAGGTTAGAGCGGTGGATACGCTCAAATGACTCGGCAATCACTACCCGCACGCCCAGCAAACGCGGGCCTTTGGCTGCCCAGTCACGGCTGGAACCCGAGCCGTACTCTTTACCGGCGATCACCGCCAGCGGTATATGCTGTTCGCGGTAACGTACCGCCGCGTCATAGATCGTTATAACCTCCTGCGACGGCACATGCCGGGTGAAACCGCCCTCTTTACCCGGCACCATGTCGTTGCGGATACGCACATTGGCGAAGGTACCGCGCATCATCACCTCATGGTTGCCGCGCCGCGCGCCGTAAGCGTTGAAATCAATCGGCGCAACGCCCTGCTCTTGCAGATAACACCCAGCCGGGCTGTCAGGTCGGATACTGCCGGCGGGCGAGATATGATCGGTAGTGACCGAATCGCCCAACATCGCCAGAATGTGCGCACCGCGGATATCCTGCACCGGCGCGGGCGTTTTCTGCATATCGTCAAAAAACGGCGTACGCCTAATGTAGGTGGAGCCCGCCGGCCAGTGGTAGGTCGGCTCCTCGCCCACCTCGATCGCCTGCCATTCAGGCGTGCCATCAAACACCGACGAGTAGGCTTTGCTAAACAGCCCGGCGCTGACCGTCTGTAACGTATCCGCCACCGCGTCGGCAGACGGCCAGATATCGCGCAGATAAACCGGCTGCCCCTGCGCGTCCTCACCCAGCGGATCGCAGGTCAGATCCAGCGACATGTTCCCGGCCAGCGCGTAGGCCACCACCAGCGGCGGCGAAGCCAGCCAGTTGGTTTTCACCAGCGGGTGAATACGCCCTTCAAAATTACGGTTACCGGACAGCACCGCCGCCACGGTCAGGTCATCCTCACGAATAGCGCTTTCGATGGCCTCCGGCAACGGCCCGGAATTGCCGATGCAGGTGGTGCACCCGTATCCCACCAGATGAAAGCCCAGTTGCGCCAGCGGCTCGGTCAACCCGGCCAGTTCCAGATAGTCCGACACCACCCGGGAGCCGGGTGCCAGCGAGGTTTTTACCCAGGGTTTCACCTTCAGCCCACGCGCGACGGCATTACGCGCCAGCAATCCCGCCGCAATCAACACGCTGGGGTTCGAGGTGTTGGTACAAGAGGTGATGGCAGCGATCACCACCGCGCCATGCGCCAGCCGCGTTGGCTCGTCCTTTTCCTGCGTTGACGATGGGCCTGACGCCTGATTTTCCGTCGTCAGCTCCAGTTCCCGACTGGCGTTGAACGCACGCGGCACCTCGGCCAGCGTCACCCGATCCTGCGGCCGTTTGGGGCCGGCCAGACTGGTTTCAACGCTCGCCATGTCCAGTTCCAG is a window of Dickeya solani IPO 2222 DNA encoding:
- a CDS encoding ABC transporter substrate-binding protein, which gives rise to MTIDKGWIDKGWLAPILGALSLTAVSVQAAEVPAGVQLADKQELVRANGSEPASLDPHKVESDVEGNLIHDFFEKLVSVRDDGTVMPGLADRWENKDNQVWTFHLRPGLKWSDGSPITADDVVFSWQRLVDPKTLSPYQSYMGSLHVLNAADIIAGKKSPQELGIKALDKQTVQVTLDQPLSYFLPMVDHYVMITVPKAAIEKFGDKWTQTANFVGSGPFIPSEWVVNERITAKRNPNYWDNAHTVLNKVTYLAIVSNTAEVNRYKAGEVDATYTMPNQLFKSLKEELPNEVKVTPFLSTYIYRFNTQKPPFNDPRVRRALDLALDKSVIADKVLGQGQVPAYNYVPRGMAGYTSNQPEWASWTQQQRNAEAKKLLKEAGFDQSHPLKFELLYNTSESHQKVAIAAASMWKQNLGAEATLLNQEWKTLLDTSRTGNFEVVRNSWGADYNEPSTYFDTLRVNDSNNTGKFNDKAYDEVLDKAVKASSLDERSTLYHQAETILQQQMPLIPIYYYVRSQMVKPYVGGFKPDLKGDYYSKDIYIIKH
- the acnA gene encoding aconitate hydratase AcnA, translating into MSSQSYRDACLATLTVHKQTYQYWRLPLAAQRLGNLDRLPKSLKILLENLLRHLDGDSVQEADLQALADWQRDGHADREITFHPARVLMQDFTGVPAVVDLAAMRDAVRRLGGQVSRVNPLTPVDLVIDHSVTVDHFGDERALVENTRLEMSRNHERYAFLRWGQKAFRHFRVVPPGTGICHQVNLEYLAKAVWSRQQDGVLLAYPDTLVGTDSHTTMINGLGVLGWGVGGIEAEAAMLGQPVSMLIPDVVGVRLSGKLREGITATDLVLTVTQMLRRHGVVGKFVEFFGDGLDHLPLADRATLANMAPEYGATCGFFPIDDITLDYLRLTNRGDEQVALVEAYCREQGLWRHPGDEPRFSSVLELDMASVETSLAGPKRPQDRVTLAEVPRAFNASRELELTTENQASGPSSTQEKDEPTRLAHGAVVIAAITSCTNTSNPSVLIAAGLLARNAVARGLKVKPWVKTSLAPGSRVVSDYLELAGLTEPLAQLGFHLVGYGCTTCIGNSGPLPEAIESAIREDDLTVAAVLSGNRNFEGRIHPLVKTNWLASPPLVVAYALAGNMSLDLTCDPLGEDAQGQPVYLRDIWPSADAVADTLQTVSAGLFSKAYSSVFDGTPEWQAIEVGEEPTYHWPAGSTYIRRTPFFDDMQKTPAPVQDIRGAHILAMLGDSVTTDHISPAGSIRPDSPAGCYLQEQGVAPIDFNAYGARRGNHEVMMRGTFANVRIRNDMVPGKEGGFTRHVPSQEVITIYDAAVRYREQHIPLAVIAGKEYGSGSSRDWAAKGPRLLGVRVVIAESFERIHRSNLIGMGILPLEFLNGESRKTLHLTGDERIEVLDLADLTPGATVAVTITRPDGESRIIQTRCRIDTATELTYFRHDGILHYVIRRMLDA